A stretch of DNA from Carya illinoinensis cultivar Pawnee chromosome 12, C.illinoinensisPawnee_v1, whole genome shotgun sequence:
TGAAGATACTTCCTTTGTCCACAAGCTGCTGCCAATACATCCCCCTTTTCATCTCTGATGATTATACCTATTCCcactttcttatttttcaaatcaactgCTGCATCCCAGTTTGTTTTAACAAATTTCTCCTTTGGCAACTCCCAATGTTGGCCCTGCCTTACAGCCTTAGCTAAGCTATTGCCCCTTTTTAGCATTTGATTTGCTGCCTGGTACTCCTGTAATGATTCCTTTGTAGCTCTGATAGCACTCATTGGGCTTCTGAACTTCTTGTCAAAGACTAACTCATTTCTCCTCATCCATAACATTCTCATCGTTGCTGCTATCAACTCCAATTTAGGTTCTGTTAGTTTTCCTTTCATCCTTCCCCACATACTTAGAAAGTCATCTTCAGCCACATTCCATTTCTGAATAGGAATAATCATTTCTGTCCATATAGCATTGGCTGCCGGGCACTGCCATAAAAGATGCATCACAATTTCATTATCTGTCTGGCATATTGGACATAGAGGGtcattcaaaatttttctcttgaaaaggtTCCATCTAGTGGCTAACAGGTCATTGCCTGCTTTCCACATAAATGTTTTTACTTTCACCTGTACATTAAGCTCCCAAATACTCTTTCATCTTCCATCATGCCTGCTTCCCTCTGAAGTTTCCCCTGTAATAGCCTTTTTCCTGTCTACCTCCACTTGATACCCACTTTTGACTGAGTATAGCCCTTTTTTTGAAGGGCCCCATATAAGTTTGTCCTCCACATTCATACAGCTCAGAGGGATACTGCAAATCTGCTCTAGCTCTTCCTGAGAGAAAATTCTACTTATAAGTTC
This window harbors:
- the LOC122289284 gene encoding uncharacterized protein LOC122289284 — protein: MWKAGNDLLATRWNLFKRKILNDPLCPICQTDNEIVMHLLWQCPAANAIWTEMIIPIQKWNVAEDDFLSMWGRMKGKLTEPKLELIAATMRMLWMRRNELVFDKKFRSPMSAIRATKESLQEYQAANQMLKRGNSLAKAVRQGQHWELPKEKFVKTNWDAAVDLKNKKVGIGIIIRDEKGDVLAAACGQRKYLH